The following coding sequences lie in one bacterium genomic window:
- a CDS encoding CCA tRNA nucleotidyltransferase, producing the protein MMKASGSKNNGSKYIIPQEVSQVTQTLQKAGFEAYLVGGCVRDIISGKKPKDWDVTTNAKPDQITAIFPKTFYENDYGTVGVVNENTDDETLKIVEVTPYRIEGVYSDKRRPDQVTFTEKIEDDLKRRDFTVNAIAYDISQGQIIDPYKGQDDIKDKTIKTVGVPHDRFSEDALRILRAVRLSVELGFTINKDTADAIKKESAGLKEIAKERIRDEFIKIINSPSPMIGIILAQKLGILKYVVPELEAGIDLEQNGDHIYSVWEHNLRALQHSADRGWPLHVKLAALLHDVSKPETRRWSKENDDWTFYGHDVVGGRVSREILKRLKFPSEIVETVSKLVRYHLFFSDVEKITLSAVRRIVKNVGPENVWDLMKVRACDRIGMGRPKETPYRLRKYESMIEEAMRSPTSVGMLKIDGAKIIDVTHETPGPRIGFILHALLEEVLDDPKLNTEDYLKKRTLELAKLPDVELKKLGEKGKEKKDEKEAQEIEEIRKRHWVK; encoded by the coding sequence ATGATGAAAGCGAGTGGCTCAAAAAACAACGGGAGTAAATACATCATCCCACAAGAAGTTTCACAAGTAACCCAAACACTGCAAAAAGCCGGTTTTGAGGCGTATCTCGTCGGTGGGTGCGTACGTGACATTATCTCTGGCAAAAAACCAAAAGACTGGGATGTGACCACTAATGCAAAACCAGATCAAATCACTGCCATCTTCCCCAAGACATTCTACGAAAATGACTACGGCACCGTAGGGGTGGTCAATGAAAATACAGACGATGAAACATTAAAAATTGTCGAGGTAACACCCTATAGAATCGAAGGTGTCTACAGTGACAAAAGAAGACCCGACCAAGTCACGTTTACTGAAAAAATTGAGGATGATCTGAAGCGCCGCGATTTCACCGTGAACGCTATTGCGTACGATATTTCTCAAGGACAAATTATAGATCCGTATAAAGGACAAGATGATATCAAGGACAAAACAATAAAAACCGTTGGGGTTCCTCACGATAGGTTTTCCGAAGACGCACTTAGAATACTCCGTGCTGTAAGGCTTTCTGTGGAACTTGGTTTCACGATTAACAAAGATACCGCAGATGCAATTAAAAAAGAAAGCGCAGGTCTTAAAGAAATTGCGAAAGAAAGAATACGCGATGAGTTCATAAAAATCATAAACTCCCCCTCTCCTATGATCGGAATAATCTTGGCTCAAAAACTTGGAATTCTGAAGTATGTGGTTCCAGAACTTGAAGCTGGTATAGATCTGGAACAGAACGGTGACCATATCTACAGTGTTTGGGAACACAACTTAAGAGCCCTCCAGCATTCAGCAGATAGGGGGTGGCCGTTACACGTGAAACTTGCAGCATTGTTACACGACGTATCAAAGCCAGAAACACGACGTTGGTCCAAAGAGAATGATGATTGGACGTTTTATGGCCATGATGTGGTTGGTGGACGTGTTTCACGTGAAATCCTTAAAAGACTCAAATTCCCTAGTGAAATCGTTGAGACCGTATCAAAATTGGTCAGATATCACCTATTTTTCTCGGATGTTGAGAAAATAACACTTTCGGCAGTACGCCGTATTGTGAAAAACGTCGGCCCAGAAAATGTGTGGGATCTTATGAAAGTCAGAGCATGCGACAGAATCGGGATGGGAAGACCAAAAGAAACCCCCTATAGGTTACGAAAGTATGAATCAATGATAGAGGAAGCGATGCGCTCCCCAACGTCCGTTGGAATGCTTAAAATTGATGGAGCAAAGATAATCGATGTTACACATGAAACACCGGGACCAAGAATAGGTTTCATTCTTCATGCTCTTCTTGAAGAAGTCCTTGATGATCCAAAGCTCAACACGGAAGATTACCTCAAAAAACGA